The window CACGGCGCTCTCAGGATCTGCCCCATGCAATTGGACCGTGCCACTGGCTGGTTCCACGGAATCGGAATCACCCACTGCCCCTCGCCGAACTTCAATGCTCGCCCCGAAGGCGAATCGATTTCCCTGCTGGTTATTCACAACATCAGCCTGCCGCCGGCCTGCTTCGGTACCGGCAAGGTCCAGCAATTCTTCCAGAACCGCCTGGACCCCAATGAGCACTCGTACTTCGCCAGCATCAACCACCTGACCGTATCGGCGCACCTGTTCGTCGAGCGTGACGGTGCGGTGACCCAGTTCGTGTCGTTGCTCGACCGCGCCTGGCATGCTGGTGTGTCGTGCTTCGACGGGCGTGAAGGCTGTAACGATTTCTCCATCGGTATAGAACTGGAAGGCACCGACGACCTGCCCTATACCGATGCCCAGTACGCGGTGCTGGAGCAACTTACCCGGCACATCCGCGGTGTCTGGCCGGCCATCGGGCTGGACCGCATCCAGGGCCATAGCGATATTGCCCCGCAGCGCAAGACCGACCCCGGCCCGGCCTTCGACTGGCCGCGCTACCGAAAGGCGCTGCAGCAAAACGAGGAAAAGGCATGAGTTTTCTGGTGTTGTTGCTGGCGCTTTGGGTCGAGAAGTTCTCGGCCCTGCGCCATCAGGTGCAGCGAGATGGGTTCTTCCTCGGCGAACTGGTGCGCCTGGAGCGCAGCGGCAAGGTGCACCCATGGTGGACGCTGGCCATTCTGGTGTTGGCACCGGTAGCGCTGCTGGTTTTGCTGCTGCATGTTCTGGACCCGGTGGCGTATGGCTTGCTGGCGTTGCCGGTGCACCTGCTGGTGCTGATCTACAGTCTGGGCCGCGGCGATGCCAAGGCATCGATGGGGCCGTTCCGTGATGCCTGGCGGCGCGGTGATGACCAGGCCGCGCTGCACGTGGCCGAGCGCGACCTAGGTCTGGCGGCCGACGAGCCGCAAAGCCTGTTGGTGCAGGTGCAGGGCAACCTGCTGTGGCAGGTGTACCAAGGCTTTTTCGCGGTGATCTTCTGGTACTTCGTGCTGGGCCCGGGTGCAGCCCTGGCCTATCGCTTGCTGGCTCTGTGTGGCGAACACAGCAAGCAACCGGCGTTGAAGGCCCGTGCCGAGCAGCTCAGGCATATCATGGACTGGCTGCCGGTACGGGTGCTGGCCTTGAGTTTCGCCCTGGTCGGCAACTTTCTCGCGGTCACCCGGGTGATGCTGCACGAGGTGCTCAACTGGCACATCAGCGCCGCCCACCTGGTTGCCAGGGTCGGGCGCATTGCCGATGACATTCCCGAAGAAGAAGACAGCCAGCGCGGGCTGGGGCGGCTCGACAGCCTGTGGGAGCTGCTGCTGCGCTGTGCGGTGCTGTGGTATGCCGGGTTTGCGCTGTGGACGGTTCTAGTCTGATCTGAAGCTAGGCGCGGCTCCTTGCGGGAGCGTAGCAGCCCCAGGTTTTCAGCTTCGCCGCA of the Pseudomonas asiatica genome contains:
- the ampE gene encoding regulatory signaling modulator protein AmpE; protein product: MSFLVLLLALWVEKFSALRHQVQRDGFFLGELVRLERSGKVHPWWTLAILVLAPVALLVLLLHVLDPVAYGLLALPVHLLVLIYSLGRGDAKASMGPFRDAWRRGDDQAALHVAERDLGLAADEPQSLLVQVQGNLLWQVYQGFFAVIFWYFVLGPGAALAYRLLALCGEHSKQPALKARAEQLRHIMDWLPVRVLALSFALVGNFLAVTRVMLHEVLNWHISAAHLVARVGRIADDIPEEEDSQRGLGRLDSLWELLLRCAVLWYAGFALWTVLV
- the ampD gene encoding 1,6-anhydro-N-acetylmuramyl-L-alanine amidase AmpD; the encoded protein is MQLDRATGWFHGIGITHCPSPNFNARPEGESISLLVIHNISLPPACFGTGKVQQFFQNRLDPNEHSYFASINHLTVSAHLFVERDGAVTQFVSLLDRAWHAGVSCFDGREGCNDFSIGIELEGTDDLPYTDAQYAVLEQLTRHIRGVWPAIGLDRIQGHSDIAPQRKTDPGPAFDWPRYRKALQQNEEKA